The genomic stretch GCACAATTTCCCGCTTTCCCCAAATATTCGGCCAAGCATACAAGCGTTTGTGCTTTTGCGTTTGTCGAACGGCAATTCCGTTCACCACCCGCGCTATCGCCGAACCCACGCCGGGTAAATTAACCAGGATGCCGATAATTCCATCCCACGCTTTCATGGTATCCAGTTGTTGCGTGGGCAGCAAGACTAACATCGGGACGGCTAAGGCGGCGAGTTCTGCGGTATTAGCTCCAACGGTTGTCACACAAAGCTGACAGTTTTTCAGGGCATCGTAAGCCGGAAATTCGGTTATTAAATCAATGCGAGTACCGCCTGCGGTTTTGAGATAAGGGATGTCATCTTTTGGGGTTATTAATTCGGCACTAATATTGCCTGCATTCGCAACGACGGGATTTTCTTGGGGGTTGGCGTAGCGGGCGAGGGTGGGTAAATCGATGGTTGGGGCGACGGGGAGAATAAAGCGAGTTTGAGGGCGTTTTTTGTTAAGATGTTCCGCGATCGCGCAGGTTAAAGGAACCCCAACTCGTAGTTTCATATCCTTCGATCCCGGCAGTAATCCGACAGTTTCGTTCGTAAATCGTGGATTGCGAATCGTGAAGCCTTGTTCAATTGCCTCGTCTCCCCATCTCCCCGTCTCCCCGTCCCCCAGTCCCCCATCTCCACCCCTCCCCGCTTCAGCCATTAAATCGCCGACTACCGTAACTTTCTGGCGATAGGGTTCGGGGACTTGCTGTTGGGTTTGTGCGTTCATTACGCCGAAACTATCCGCCCATCGCCACCATCTCGCCTCCCATTCTGCATAGATAGCAATTTTGTAGCCCAAACGCTTGCCAACGATGACGGGAAAAAGTTGATCGCCGCCTAAAAATAATATGACTCCTTGCTCTCGCCAATCCCAATTTTCGGCGGTTTTGCCCCAAAGCAGGAAGGGGAAAAAATGCTTAGCGCTTTGAACGCGATCGATTTCTGAGTAAGAACGCGCGATCGCTTCTTCCTTTCCCGTCGCATTCGGACAAGGCGAAAGAATCAGCGAAATTCTCACCGCTTCTCGATCTTCACCCAATTGCTGTCTTAAGGCTTTAACGGTCGGTCTGACCCAAGTGGTGAGTTCGCCGGGGCCGTTAGAAAGGATTAAAATATCTCGAGAGGTTGGCATAGGTACGGGGGCGGTAGGTAACGCTCCTACTTATTGTCCGCGATCGCGGCGATCGATTCTATCTCCAATCCCGTCATCCGCGCCACCGTTTCAATCTCCATCCCCGCTTGCAACAAATTGAGAGCGCATTCTCTGAGTTGAGCTTGGGCAATTTCCTTTTCTTGACGTTCGCTTTCTGCTCGTTGGCGTTCGAGTTCCGCGCGCTCGTCCCCAATCAACAGGAGATTGCCTTCGCTATCCCACCACCGCAACCAACATTGGCTTTGATTTTGATAACTTCCTTCCCAAAGTCCCAATTCGACTCCCAAAGGAGAAATTTCGTAATGTCCCCTAGCATTTGCCGTTAAGCGCTGATAAGCAACATCGACTAAGCGATACACCTCCAAATTTTGCGTCGCAATTTCATAAATTCCGTAGTAAGGAATGCGAATAATTTGTTCGTAAACCCAGAATTTACCCGGGCGGAGAGTAACCCCATCGCGAACGGCTCCTAATGGCGTTCTGTCCCGCTCTTCAGCACCATTACCGCTGGCAAATTCTAAGGCAATCAAAGGAGTTCGATACTCTCGCCAAAAGACGTAAGAACGCCGAATTTCGCCATTGAGAA from Oscillatoria sp. FACHB-1406 encodes the following:
- a CDS encoding Uma2 family endonuclease, giving the protein MVQTSSKTELPPPFPDHTQLPEEDGTFVKNFQEHPQSLLLTDSIGPLLQQQHPDGQYAIGQDCGIYWRETDPPEKGAEAPDWFYVPGVPPLLNGEIRRSYVFWREYRTPLIALEFASGNGAEERDRTPLGAVRDGVTLRPGKFWVYEQIIRIPYYGIYEIATQNLEVYRLVDVAYQRLTANARGHYEISPLGVELGLWEGSYQNQSQCWLRWWDSEGNLLLIGDERAELERQRAESERQEKEIAQAQLRECALNLLQAGMEIETVARMTGLEIESIAAIADNK
- a CDS encoding lipid-A-disaccharide synthase gives rise to the protein MPTSRDILILSNGPGELTTWVRPTVKALRQQLGEDREAVRISLILSPCPNATGKEEAIARSYSEIDRVQSAKHFFPFLLWGKTAENWDWREQGVILFLGGDQLFPVIVGKRLGYKIAIYAEWEARWWRWADSFGVMNAQTQQQVPEPYRQKVTVVGDLMAEAGRGGDGGLGDGETGRWGDEAIEQGFTIRNPRFTNETVGLLPGSKDMKLRVGVPLTCAIAEHLNKKRPQTRFILPVAPTIDLPTLARYANPQENPVVANAGNISAELITPKDDIPYLKTAGGTRIDLITEFPAYDALKNCQLCVTTVGANTAELAALAVPMLVLLPTQQLDTMKAWDGIIGILVNLPGVGSAIARVVNGIAVRQTQKHKRLYAWPNIWGKREIVPELLGRLEAEEVAALARGYLEHPERLQVMSNALQEVRGEAGAARKLAEITQKLLG